The following coding sequences are from one Macaca nemestrina isolate mMacNem1 chromosome 1, mMacNem.hap1, whole genome shotgun sequence window:
- the LOC105479011 gene encoding gap junction alpha-5 protein produces the protein MGDWSFLGEFLEEVHKHSTVVGKVWLTVLFIFRMLVLGTAAESSWGDEQADFRCDTIQPGCQNVCYDQAFPISHIRYWVLQIIFVSTPSLVYMGHAMHTVRMQEKRKLREAERAKEVQRSGSYEYPVAEKAELPCWEEGNGRIVLQGSLLNTYVCSILIRTTMEVGFIVGQYLIYGIFLTTLHVCRRSPCPHPVNCYVSRPTEKNVFIVFMLAVAALSLLLSLAELYHLGWKKIRQRFVKPRQHVAKCQLSGPSVSMVQSCTPPPDFNQCLENGPGGKFFNPFSNNMASQQNTDNLATEQVRGQEQTPGEGFIQVRYGQKPEVPNGVSPGHRLPHGYHSDKRRLSKASSKARSDDLSV, from the coding sequence ATGGGCGATTGGAGCTTCCTGGGAGAATTCCTGGAGGAAGTACACAAGCACTCGACCGTAGTAGGCAAGGTCTGGCTCACTGTCCTTTTCATATTCCGTATGCTCGTGCTGGGCACAGCTGCTGAGTCTTCCTGGGGGGATGAGCAGGCTGATTTCCGGTGTGATACGATTCAGCCTGGCTGCCAGAACGTCTGCTACGACCAAGCTTTCCCCATCTCCCACATTCGCTACTGGGTGCTGCAGATCATCTTCGTCTCCACGCCCTCTCTGGTGTACATGGGCCACGCCATGCACACTGTGCGCATGCAGGAGAAGCGCAAGCTACGGGAGGCCGAGAGGGCCAAAGAGGTCCAGCGCTCTGGCTCTTACGAGTACCCGGTGGCTGAGAAAGCAGAACTGCCCTGCTGGGAGGAAGGGAATGGAAGGATTGTCCTCCAGGGCTCTCTGCTCAACACCTATGTGTGCAGCATCCTGATCCGCACCACCATGGAGGTGGGCTTCATTGTGGGCCAGTACCTCATCTACGGAATCTTCCTGACCACCCTGCACGTCTGCCGCAGGAGTCCCTGTCCCCACCCGGTCAACTGTTACGTATCCCGGCCCACAGAGAAGAACGTCTTCATTGTCTTTATGCTGGCTGTGGCTGCACTGTCCCTCCTCCTTAGCCTAGCTGAGCTCTACCACCTGGGCTGGAAGAAGATCAGACAGCGATTTGTCAAGCCGCGGCAGCACGTGGCTAAGTGCCAGCTTTCTGGCCCCTCTGTGAGCATGGTCCAGAGTTGCACACCACCCCCCGACTTTAATCAGTGCCTGGAGAATGGCCCTGGGGGAAAATTCTTCAATCCCTTCAGCAATAATATGGCCTCCCAACAAAACACAGACAACCTGGCCACTGAGCAAGTGCGAGGTCAGGAGCAGACTCCTGGGGAAGGTTTCATCCAGGTTCGTTATGGCCAGAAGCCTGAGGTGCCCAATGGAGTCTCACCAGGTCACCGCCTTCCCCATGGCTATCATAGCGACAAGCGACGTCTTAGTAAGGCCAGCAGCAAGGCCAGGTCAGATGACCTATCAGTGTGA